The following are encoded in a window of Arthrobacter woluwensis genomic DNA:
- a CDS encoding 3-oxoacid CoA-transferase subunit A has product MLTFLDSVTEAVAGIRDGSTVMIGGFGNAGQPFELIDALLDSGATDLTVVNNNAGQADQGLALLIKEGRVRKMICSFPRQSDSWHFDEKYRAGKIELELVPQGNLAERIRAAGAGIGGFFTPTGYGTMLAEGKETRFLDGVWQVFETPIHADVALIKALTADGKGNLVYRKTARNFGPIMAAAARHTIAQVSEIVPVGALDPEHVVTPGIYVNSIVKVAS; this is encoded by the coding sequence ATGCTGACCTTCCTCGACTCCGTGACGGAGGCGGTCGCGGGGATCCGTGACGGCTCCACCGTGATGATCGGCGGCTTCGGCAACGCGGGGCAGCCGTTCGAACTGATCGACGCGCTGCTGGACTCCGGCGCGACCGATCTGACCGTGGTCAACAACAACGCCGGGCAGGCGGACCAAGGCCTGGCGCTGCTCATCAAGGAGGGCCGGGTGCGGAAGATGATCTGCTCCTTCCCGCGGCAGTCCGACTCCTGGCACTTCGACGAGAAGTACCGGGCCGGCAAGATCGAGCTGGAGCTCGTCCCCCAGGGCAATCTGGCCGAGCGCATCCGTGCCGCCGGGGCCGGGATCGGCGGGTTCTTCACGCCCACCGGTTACGGGACCATGCTCGCCGAGGGCAAGGAGACCCGCTTCCTGGACGGCGTGTGGCAGGTGTTCGAGACCCCGATCCACGCCGACGTCGCGCTGATCAAGGCCCTCACGGCCGACGGCAAGGGCAATCTGGTGTACCGCAAGACCGCCCGCAACTTCGGACCCATCATGGCCGCCGCCGCACGGCACACCATCGCCCAGGTGTCCGAGATCGTGCCGGTCGGGGCCCTGGACCCGGAACACGTCGTGACCCCGGGCATCTACGTCAACAGCATCGTGAAGGTGGCCTCATGA
- a CDS encoding thiolase family protein: MNQAYVYDAVRTPFGKFGSGLAGVRPDDLAAHVVRESVRRAPGLDAARIDEIVFGNANGAGEENRNVARMAGLLAGLPVSVPGTTVNRLCGSSLDAAIIASRQIETGDADLLLVGGVESMSRAPWVLPKTTRPYPAGDMTLASTTLGWRLVNPAMNPEWTVSLGEATERLRERHGISRDRQDEFAAESHRLAAAAWDEGFYDGLVSPVPGTELLRDEGIRPGTTPEKLAGLKTAFRPDNGDRSGTTAGGTVTAGNASPLSDGASAAWLGSERAAGLLGMDPVARVAGRGAHGNDPQFFGFAPVEAANQALARAGVRWEEVGAVELNEAFAAQSLACVDAWGIDPGIVNRHGGAIAMGHPLGASGTRILGTLARSLQASGERWGVAAICIGVGQGLAVVLENVSAGVKG, from the coding sequence ATGAATCAGGCCTATGTGTACGACGCCGTGCGCACGCCCTTCGGCAAGTTCGGCTCCGGACTGGCGGGCGTGCGTCCCGATGACCTCGCCGCGCACGTCGTCCGCGAGTCGGTGCGGCGTGCCCCGGGCCTCGACGCCGCCCGGATCGATGAGATCGTCTTCGGCAACGCCAACGGCGCCGGCGAGGAGAACCGCAATGTGGCCCGCATGGCCGGTCTGCTCGCGGGACTGCCCGTCTCCGTGCCCGGGACCACCGTCAACCGCCTCTGCGGGTCCTCCCTGGACGCGGCGATCATCGCCTCCCGCCAGATCGAGACCGGCGACGCCGACCTCCTGCTGGTCGGCGGCGTCGAATCCATGAGCCGTGCGCCGTGGGTGCTGCCCAAGACCACCCGCCCGTACCCGGCCGGGGACATGACCCTCGCGTCGACCACGCTCGGCTGGCGCCTGGTGAACCCCGCGATGAACCCGGAGTGGACCGTGTCCCTCGGGGAAGCCACTGAACGGCTGCGGGAACGGCACGGCATCAGCCGCGACCGGCAGGACGAGTTCGCCGCGGAATCCCACCGGCTGGCCGCCGCGGCCTGGGACGAGGGCTTCTACGACGGCCTCGTCTCCCCCGTGCCCGGCACCGAGCTGCTCCGGGACGAGGGGATCCGCCCCGGCACCACCCCCGAGAAGCTCGCCGGCCTCAAGACCGCCTTCCGCCCGGACAACGGCGACCGCTCCGGCACGACGGCGGGCGGCACCGTCACGGCGGGCAACGCCTCACCCCTGTCGGACGGGGCCTCGGCGGCCTGGCTGGGCTCCGAACGGGCCGCCGGGCTGCTCGGGATGGATCCCGTGGCGCGCGTGGCCGGCCGCGGCGCGCACGGCAACGACCCGCAATTCTTCGGTTTCGCGCCCGTGGAGGCGGCGAACCAGGCCCTCGCCCGGGCCGGCGTCCGCTGGGAGGAGGTGGGCGCCGTCGAGCTCAATGAGGCCTTCGCCGCCCAGTCCCTGGCCTGCGTCGACGCGTGGGGCATCGATCCCGGCATCGTCAACCGGCACGGCGGAGCGATCGCGATGGGCCACCCGCTGGGCGCCTCCGGGACGCGGATCCTCGGCACACTGGCACGCTCGCTCCAGGCGAGCGGCGAGCGCTGGGGTGTCGCGGCGATCTGCATCGGCGTCGGGCAGGGCCTGGCCGTGGTGCTGGAGAACGTGAGCGCGGGGGTGAAGGGCTGA
- the pcaC gene encoding 4-carboxymuconolactone decarboxylase codes for MSDQPQDAARQGAVQPDATAREIHDAGMAVRREVLGDAHVDRANAAKTDFTEDFQDMITRIAWGGIWTRPGLSRQMRSAVTLTAMVAHGHWEEFAMHVRAALRNGLTREEIKEILLQTAIYCGVPSANTAFKTAQQVFAEMDQPS; via the coding sequence ATGAGTGACCAGCCACAGGATGCGGCGCGGCAGGGGGCCGTCCAGCCGGACGCCACCGCGCGCGAGATCCACGACGCCGGCATGGCGGTCCGCCGGGAAGTCCTGGGGGACGCCCACGTGGACCGGGCCAACGCCGCCAAGACCGACTTCACCGAAGACTTCCAGGACATGATCACCCGCATCGCCTGGGGCGGGATCTGGACCCGGCCCGGCCTGTCCCGGCAGATGCGCTCGGCCGTGACCCTGACCGCCATGGTGGCGCACGGTCACTGGGAGGAGTTCGCGATGCACGTCCGCGCGGCGCTGCGGAACGGCCTGACCCGCGAGGAGATCAAGGAGATCCTCCTCCAGACCGCCATCTACTGCGGAGTCCCCTCCGCCAACACCGCTTTCAAGACCGCCCAGCAGGTCTTCGCAGAAATGGATCAGCCCTCATGA
- a CDS encoding alpha/beta fold hydrolase yields MDTAAPALKAVLLSPRRDLGDRPLLVLGPSLGTSTVLWNETAALLADEYDVIGWDLPGHGVSPAAQQPFRLEDLATSVLALVDSIAPGTRFHYAGVSLGGAVGLQLALDHGDRLLGLSVQCSGPKLATEESWLDRAGTVRTQGTAVMIQGSAQRWFAAGFMERRPEQSSRLLHVLRDSDRNSYAACCEALAAFDVRDRLGGITVPVQLVAGVEDQVAPPSLAEETAAAISAGGGTATVEVLDGVSHLAPTEAPETVAALLRSFLQEVSA; encoded by the coding sequence ATGGACACTGCCGCGCCCGCTCTCAAGGCGGTCCTGCTCTCGCCCCGCCGGGACCTCGGCGACCGGCCCCTCCTGGTGCTCGGGCCGTCCCTCGGCACCTCCACCGTGCTCTGGAATGAGACCGCGGCCCTGTTGGCGGACGAGTACGACGTGATCGGCTGGGACCTCCCCGGGCACGGCGTCTCCCCGGCCGCGCAACAACCGTTCCGCTTGGAGGACCTCGCCACATCGGTGCTGGCGCTCGTGGACTCCATCGCCCCCGGCACCCGCTTCCACTACGCGGGGGTCTCCCTCGGCGGCGCGGTGGGCCTCCAGCTCGCACTCGACCACGGCGACCGCCTGCTCGGCCTGTCCGTGCAGTGCAGCGGCCCCAAGCTCGCCACGGAGGAGAGCTGGCTCGACCGGGCCGGCACCGTCCGGACCCAGGGCACGGCCGTCATGATCCAGGGCTCCGCGCAGCGCTGGTTCGCGGCGGGCTTCATGGAACGCCGGCCGGAGCAGAGCAGCCGTCTGCTGCACGTCCTCCGGGATTCCGACCGGAACAGTTACGCCGCGTGCTGCGAGGCACTCGCCGCCTTCGACGTCCGGGACCGCCTGGGCGGGATCACCGTCCCCGTGCAGCTCGTCGCCGGAGTCGAAGATCAGGTGGCGCCGCCGTCGCTCGCCGAGGAGACCGCCGCGGCCATCTCCGCGGGAGGTGGCACGGCGACGGTCGAGGTGCTCGACGGCGTCTCGCACCTCGCGCCGACCGAGGCGCCCGAGACGGTCGCCGCCCTGCTCCGTTCCTTCCTCCAGGAGGTGTCCGCATGA
- a CDS encoding lyase family protein, which translates to MTDFGLLSAVTASPEVEALTGDHAVLTALLDVESTWSAVLEDAGLVPAGAADAVAEAADPDLYDPASLARQAQGGGNPVIPLVTALKARVREIDPAAVKAVHASLTSQDVQDTALMLLAARVRAELLRELSRTTTALARLSEEHADTLCVGRSLGQHALPYTFGLKAAQWLQGLNSAGRRLGEVALPAQFGGAVGTLASATLLTAGSSVSPFALAQDHAARLGLATAHVPWHGDRQPVTVLGDALAGVLDAAGKIAGDVLFLTRPEVAELGEPTGAGRGVSSAMPQKQNPVLSVLLRSAALQGPTFASQLHLAAGLFNDERADGAWHSEWPALRSLLSLSLGAVLTLREMIEGLRVFPDAMRRNLDLTGPLLLSERVKAAVAPLLGDAGQEALQAVVDAALRASPEERADAYAQGLRAAVPAEALSDDALVELLDPAGYLGEAEEIRRRILDSLPDTPDSQDALDTQDEGATRD; encoded by the coding sequence GTGACGGACTTCGGACTGCTCAGCGCCGTCACGGCGTCCCCCGAGGTCGAGGCCCTGACCGGCGACCACGCCGTGCTGACCGCACTGCTCGACGTGGAGAGCACCTGGTCCGCCGTGTTGGAGGACGCCGGACTCGTCCCGGCCGGGGCGGCGGACGCCGTCGCGGAGGCCGCCGATCCGGACCTGTACGACCCGGCGTCGCTCGCCCGGCAGGCACAGGGCGGGGGCAACCCCGTCATCCCGCTGGTCACCGCGCTCAAGGCCAGGGTCCGCGAGATCGACCCCGCCGCCGTGAAGGCCGTGCACGCCTCGCTGACCAGCCAGGACGTCCAGGACACCGCGCTCATGCTGCTGGCGGCCCGGGTGCGCGCGGAGCTGCTCCGCGAACTCTCTCGCACCACGACGGCGCTCGCCCGGCTCTCGGAGGAGCACGCGGACACGCTGTGCGTCGGGCGCAGCCTGGGCCAGCACGCGCTGCCCTACACCTTCGGCCTCAAGGCGGCCCAATGGCTCCAAGGCCTGAACTCCGCCGGCCGCCGGCTCGGCGAGGTCGCCCTTCCCGCCCAGTTCGGCGGGGCGGTCGGCACGCTCGCGTCCGCCACGCTGCTCACCGCGGGATCCTCCGTCTCCCCCTTCGCCCTGGCACAGGACCACGCCGCCCGTCTCGGGCTCGCCACGGCCCACGTGCCCTGGCACGGCGACCGCCAGCCGGTGACCGTCCTGGGCGACGCCCTCGCGGGGGTGCTCGACGCGGCCGGCAAGATCGCCGGAGACGTCCTGTTCCTCACCCGTCCCGAGGTCGCCGAGCTGGGCGAACCGACCGGGGCGGGCCGTGGCGTGTCCTCGGCCATGCCGCAGAAGCAGAACCCCGTGCTGTCCGTCCTCCTCCGCAGCGCCGCGCTCCAGGGACCCACTTTCGCCTCGCAGCTGCACCTCGCAGCAGGACTCTTCAACGACGAGCGGGCCGACGGCGCGTGGCACAGCGAGTGGCCTGCCCTCCGCTCGCTGCTGAGCCTCTCGCTGGGCGCGGTGCTCACCTTGCGCGAAATGATCGAAGGCCTGCGTGTCTTCCCCGACGCCATGCGCCGGAACCTCGATCTCACCGGGCCCCTGCTGTTGAGCGAAAGGGTCAAGGCCGCCGTCGCGCCGCTGCTCGGTGATGCCGGGCAGGAGGCGCTCCAGGCCGTCGTCGACGCCGCGCTCCGGGCATCCCCCGAGGAGCGGGCGGACGCTTACGCCCAAGGGCTCCGCGCCGCGGTTCCGGCCGAGGCCCTGAGCGACGACGCCCTCGTGGAGCTGCTCGACCCCGCCGGCTACCTCGGGGAGGCCGAGGAGATCCGCCGCAGGATCCTCGACTCTCTCCCGGACACCCCCGACTCTCAGGACGCTCTCGACACTCAGGACGAAGGAGCCACCCGTGACTGA
- the pcaG gene encoding protocatechuate 3,4-dioxygenase subunit alpha, whose amino-acid sequence MTDQTPGTLIPTPGQTVGPFFGYALPFPKDNELLAPGTPGSIHLQGTVYDGAGHPVPDAILEIWQPDSAGRVSRRTGSLVRDGYTFTGWGRASTGNTGRFTFTTVNPGPTEEGAAAFIAVAVFARGLMNRLFTRIYLPEHPEYLATDPLLSSLPEDRRDTLVARRDADGGLSWDVRLQGNGETVFLDFEGTSTPTGAFR is encoded by the coding sequence ATGACCGACCAGACCCCGGGCACCCTCATCCCCACCCCCGGCCAGACCGTGGGGCCGTTCTTCGGCTACGCCCTGCCGTTCCCGAAGGACAACGAACTGCTGGCCCCCGGCACCCCCGGTTCCATCCACCTGCAGGGCACCGTGTACGACGGCGCCGGCCACCCCGTCCCCGACGCCATCCTCGAGATCTGGCAGCCGGACAGCGCGGGCCGGGTCTCGCGCCGCACCGGTTCGCTCGTGCGGGACGGCTACACCTTCACCGGCTGGGGCCGCGCCTCCACGGGGAACACCGGCCGCTTCACCTTCACCACCGTCAACCCGGGCCCCACCGAGGAAGGAGCCGCCGCGTTCATCGCCGTCGCGGTGTTCGCCCGCGGGCTCATGAACCGGCTGTTCACGCGGATCTACCTCCCGGAGCACCCGGAGTACCTCGCCACGGACCCCCTGCTCTCGTCCCTGCCGGAGGACCGCAGGGACACCCTGGTCGCGCGGCGCGACGCCGACGGCGGCCTCAGCTGGGACGTCCGGCTGCAGGGCAACGGCGAGACCGTCTTCCTGGACTTCGAGGGCACCTCCACCCCGACGGGGGCGTTCCGGTGA
- the pcaH gene encoding protocatechuate 3,4-dioxygenase subunit beta — protein sequence MTSGPRTVHPDPDAAAETQADLSAEIAATAASYREELLGGAAPETQPRLDFAPYRSSILRHPTKSLHHADPETIELFSPAFGHQDVHALESDLTIQHNGEPLGERIIVSGKVLDGDGRPVAGQLVEIWQANAAGRYIHKRDQHPAPLDPNFTGVGRCITGDDGSYRFVTIKPGAYPWKNHLNAWRPAHIHFSLFGSEFTQRIVTQMYFPGDQLFPLDPIYQSIVDQDARDRLVARYDHDLTRPEWALGYTWDIVLTGAHRTWTENEAFGDAGDEE from the coding sequence ATGACCTCAGGGCCCCGCACCGTGCACCCTGACCCCGACGCCGCAGCGGAGACGCAAGCCGATCTCAGTGCCGAGATCGCAGCGACCGCAGCCTCCTACCGCGAGGAGCTCCTCGGCGGCGCCGCCCCGGAGACCCAGCCGCGGCTCGACTTCGCGCCGTACCGCAGCTCGATCCTGCGCCACCCCACCAAGAGCCTCCACCACGCGGACCCGGAGACCATCGAACTGTTCTCCCCCGCGTTCGGGCATCAGGACGTCCACGCGCTGGAATCGGACCTGACCATCCAGCACAACGGCGAACCCCTGGGCGAGCGGATCATCGTCTCCGGCAAGGTCCTGGACGGCGACGGCCGCCCCGTGGCCGGACAGCTCGTGGAGATCTGGCAGGCCAACGCGGCCGGCCGCTACATCCACAAGCGGGATCAGCACCCAGCGCCGCTCGATCCGAATTTCACGGGCGTGGGCCGCTGCATCACGGGCGACGACGGCTCCTACCGCTTCGTCACCATCAAGCCCGGCGCCTATCCCTGGAAGAATCACCTCAACGCGTGGCGCCCGGCGCACATCCACTTCTCGCTCTTCGGTTCCGAGTTCACGCAGCGCATCGTCACCCAGATGTACTTCCCCGGCGACCAGCTCTTCCCGCTGGACCCCATCTACCAGTCGATCGTGGACCAGGACGCGCGGGACCGCCTCGTGGCCCGCTACGATCACGACCTCACCCGCCCCGAATGGGCCCTCGGCTACACCTGGGACATCGTCCTGACGGGCGCCCACCGGACCTGGACCGAGAACGAAGCCTTCGGCGACGCCGGAGACGAGGAGTAG
- a CDS encoding 4-hydroxybenzoate 3-monooxygenase, giving the protein MSQTETVRTQVAIVGGGPAGLMLSHLLATCGIDSVVLESRSRQAIHETVRAGILEHGTVNLLVDSGVSDRVLREGDRHDGIELRFDGESHRIDFQELGGESVWLYPQTEVFADLAARREADGGDVRYGVSGVAVHDAASDPRVTFTDAEGRDVELRADFVVGADGSRSHCRGLIPEDRRRRYFKEYPFAWFGILAEAPRSADELIYANSPQGFALISQRTETMQRMYFQCDPGESAADWDDERIWATLRERVNGNGFELVEGPALEKVVLPFRSFVQAPLRHGKLFLAGDAAHTVPPTGAKGLNLALHDVRMLFEALDSFYTGGSEDLLDGYSERALGRVWKAQHFSSWMTSLLHAAPGESDFDRARRRGELDSVVSSAHGRAYLAESYTGWPDHG; this is encoded by the coding sequence ATGAGCCAGACCGAGACCGTCCGCACCCAGGTGGCCATCGTGGGAGGCGGACCCGCGGGGCTCATGCTGTCCCATCTGCTGGCCACCTGCGGCATCGACTCCGTGGTGCTGGAATCCCGCAGCCGCCAGGCCATCCACGAGACGGTCCGCGCCGGCATCCTCGAACACGGCACCGTGAATCTGCTGGTGGACTCGGGCGTCTCCGACCGGGTGCTGCGCGAGGGCGACCGGCATGACGGCATCGAGCTCCGCTTCGACGGCGAGAGCCACCGGATCGACTTCCAGGAGCTCGGGGGGGAATCGGTCTGGCTGTACCCGCAGACCGAGGTGTTCGCGGACCTCGCCGCGCGACGGGAGGCCGACGGCGGCGACGTCCGGTACGGGGTGTCCGGCGTGGCGGTGCACGACGCCGCCTCCGATCCCAGGGTCACGTTCACGGACGCCGAAGGCCGGGACGTCGAACTGCGCGCGGATTTCGTGGTCGGCGCGGACGGGTCCCGCAGCCACTGCCGGGGACTGATCCCGGAGGACCGCCGTCGCCGGTACTTCAAGGAGTACCCCTTCGCCTGGTTCGGCATCCTCGCCGAGGCGCCCCGCAGCGCGGACGAGCTGATCTACGCGAACTCGCCGCAGGGGTTCGCACTCATCAGCCAGCGCACCGAGACCATGCAGCGCATGTACTTCCAGTGCGATCCCGGGGAGTCGGCCGCCGATTGGGATGACGAGCGCATCTGGGCCACGCTCCGCGAGCGCGTGAACGGCAACGGCTTCGAACTGGTCGAGGGCCCGGCGCTGGAGAAGGTCGTCCTCCCGTTCCGCAGCTTCGTCCAGGCGCCGCTGCGTCACGGAAAGCTCTTCCTGGCGGGCGACGCCGCCCACACCGTGCCGCCGACCGGCGCCAAGGGCCTCAATCTCGCCCTCCACGACGTCAGGATGCTCTTCGAAGCCCTCGACTCCTTCTACACGGGCGGCTCGGAGGACCTGCTCGACGGCTACAGCGAGCGCGCCCTCGGCCGGGTCTGGAAGGCGCAGCACTTTTCGTCCTGGATGACGTCGCTGCTGCACGCGGCCCCCGGTGAAAGCGATTTCGACCGGGCCCGGCGGCGGGGCGAGCTCGACTCGGTCGTCTCCTCAGCCCACGGCCGGGCGTACCTGGCCGAGTCGTACACGGGGTGGCCGGACCATGGGTGA
- a CDS encoding MFS transporter: MVLDGFDLVVLGAVIPTLLKSKDLGFDPAGATLAATLSLVGVGLGALFIAPLSDRFGRKRLLVACVLWFSIFTLAVTVAPNVAVFSAFRLLAGVGLGACLPAALAYMNDFAPASSSARATTRTMTGYHAGAVVTSLLALALIPDWRAVFVIGGIAGLVLAPILWFRLPDTTVDRLAVGAPVEDQAAAGEQAGKPAAAGAKPGFRVLLRKPYPLIAAGIAAASFMGLLLVYGLNTWLPTLMASAGYSMSSSLALLFILNLGAVAGLLLAGWLADRHGTKRITLLWFGLAAVLLALLSLKLQNELLLDLAVFVTGVFVFSAQVLVYAWVSQLFPRELTGTALGFSAGVGRVGAILGPAVTGALVAGGIAYPWGFYVFALAAVAALAALLFIPTSRPAD; this comes from the coding sequence ATGGTGCTGGACGGCTTCGACCTGGTGGTCCTCGGGGCCGTGATCCCCACTCTGCTCAAGAGCAAGGACCTCGGTTTCGATCCCGCCGGGGCCACCCTGGCGGCCACCCTCTCGCTCGTGGGAGTGGGGCTCGGTGCGCTCTTCATCGCGCCGCTTTCCGACCGCTTCGGCCGCAAGCGCCTCCTGGTGGCCTGCGTGCTGTGGTTCTCCATCTTCACCCTCGCCGTGACCGTGGCCCCCAACGTCGCGGTCTTCAGCGCCTTCCGGTTGCTCGCCGGCGTCGGCCTCGGGGCCTGCCTGCCCGCGGCCCTGGCCTACATGAACGACTTCGCGCCCGCGTCCTCCTCCGCCCGCGCCACCACCCGGACCATGACCGGCTATCACGCCGGCGCCGTGGTGACCTCGCTGCTCGCGCTGGCCCTCATCCCCGACTGGCGCGCCGTGTTCGTGATCGGCGGCATCGCCGGGCTCGTCCTCGCACCGATCCTGTGGTTCCGTCTGCCGGACACCACGGTGGACCGGCTCGCCGTGGGCGCTCCCGTCGAGGACCAGGCGGCGGCGGGGGAACAGGCGGGGAAGCCCGCTGCCGCCGGCGCGAAGCCGGGCTTCCGGGTCCTGCTGCGGAAGCCGTACCCGCTCATCGCGGCGGGCATCGCGGCCGCGTCCTTCATGGGGCTGCTGCTCGTGTACGGCCTGAACACCTGGCTCCCGACCCTCATGGCGAGTGCCGGGTATTCCATGAGCTCGTCCCTCGCCCTGCTGTTCATCCTGAATCTCGGCGCCGTGGCCGGGCTCCTGCTGGCAGGCTGGCTGGCCGACCGGCACGGCACCAAACGGATCACCCTGCTCTGGTTCGGCCTGGCCGCGGTGCTGCTCGCCCTGCTGAGCCTGAAGCTCCAGAACGAGCTCCTGCTCGACCTGGCCGTCTTCGTCACCGGCGTGTTCGTGTTCAGCGCGCAGGTCCTGGTGTACGCGTGGGTGAGCCAGCTCTTCCCGCGCGAACTCACGGGCACCGCACTCGGTTTCTCCGCGGGCGTCGGCCGCGTGGGCGCCATCCTGGGGCCGGCCGTCACGGGAGCGCTCGTCGCCGGAGGCATCGCTTATCCGTGGGGCTTCTACGTGTTCGCCCTCGCCGCGGTGGCGGCGCTGGCCGCGCTGCTGTTCATCCCGACGTCGCGCCCGGCGGACTAA
- a CDS encoding IclR family transcriptional regulator, with amino-acid sequence MANSASGDSAVDRVVRLLAAFPEGTPRLPLSDLAARAGLPLSSAHRLVRQMSDHGLLDVEEGGAVKPGLRLWELVSRNAPTLELRTVALPFMEDIQQVLRQNVNLAVLDGPDALFVERLSRPGSVVNRATVAGRLPVHLSSAGLALMAFQPREVQAEYVARQTLAGAVPEDELRLRLAETARNGYAQLVGILDPDTSGIAAPVLDPRGHAVAALGVVVPVTEVRLREIVAALQAAAQGVRRGLETLRRA; translated from the coding sequence ATGGCGAACTCCGCATCGGGTGACTCCGCGGTGGACCGCGTGGTGCGGCTGCTGGCCGCCTTCCCGGAGGGCACCCCCAGACTCCCTCTCTCCGACCTCGCGGCCCGGGCGGGGCTGCCGCTGTCCTCAGCGCATCGCCTCGTCCGCCAGATGAGCGATCACGGACTCCTCGACGTCGAGGAGGGCGGTGCGGTGAAGCCGGGGCTGCGCCTCTGGGAACTCGTCAGCCGGAACGCGCCCACTCTGGAACTGCGCACCGTGGCCCTGCCCTTCATGGAGGACATCCAGCAGGTGCTCCGGCAGAACGTGAATCTCGCGGTGCTGGACGGGCCGGACGCCCTGTTCGTGGAGCGGCTCTCCCGGCCGGGCTCGGTGGTGAACCGGGCGACGGTCGCGGGCCGGCTCCCCGTGCACCTCTCCTCGGCGGGTTTGGCGCTCATGGCGTTCCAGCCGCGGGAGGTCCAGGCGGAGTACGTGGCGCGGCAGACCCTCGCGGGCGCCGTGCCGGAGGACGAACTCCGGCTGCGGCTCGCGGAGACCGCCCGCAACGGGTATGCCCAGCTCGTGGGGATCCTCGACCCGGACACGTCGGGCATCGCCGCGCCCGTGCTGGACCCGCGGGGGCACGCCGTGGCCGCGCTCGGCGTCGTCGTCCCGGTGACGGAGGTGCGCCTCCGGGAGATCGTGGCGGCGCTCCAGGCCGCGGCGCAGGGTGTGCGGCGCGGCCTGGAGACGCTCCGGCGCGCTTAG